The Panthera leo isolate Ple1 chromosome D1, P.leo_Ple1_pat1.1, whole genome shotgun sequence region GCTCACCCAAGCATCTCTCAATGCTTGACAACACAGCAGATGACAGTCTTCAGATCAGGCTCTAGGAAAGGTTTTCCAGTAACAACATAGACCGTGGAGCAAACCTGGATTACTGGAATGACAAAGAAGGTGTTCCTCAGCCCCAGCCTAGGATCTTCTTAATAGCACCTCCTTGAATACAGGGTTCGCTATAACTTGGGCTACCAGGGACCATCTTCTGGGTCATTTATATGCCATCAAGTCTCAAACCAAAGGAGTGAGGTCAGGAAAGGTGAGGGTGTCATATCCTAATATCCACCTCTGAGTTCTCAATTTTGGAGGATTCAGTGTGGAatggccattcattcattcaacagatttttATTGAGTACTATGCCAGGGGATGGAATAATATGGTGAACAAATGGACATTGTACCCTCCCCTCAAAGCTCATACCTGCTCATAGGACTCGGCCTTAACCCAAACTCCATGGCCTATAACCATCTTTCAGTTTCAATACAGAAATCTCAGCTTCAAATCAGGCACATAGAGTAGCAAAAAGGGCACTAGAACTTCCTGACCATTTTCCAGTGTCTCAATCCAAAGAGATCTGGGACTAAGGCCCTTGAGGGGAAGGAGCTAAGGAGAGGTTATCAGGAGACAATAAGGAGGACCTTTGCCTATGGCCACACACAGCATGGCCACCTAGGACAGAAAATGACCATCTAGACCACACATAGGGTCATTACTGTCTGCTTGATGGGTACCATGTAGCCCTATTCCCTTATCCCCTGAATTTCACATTGGACCCTCATACTAATAGAGTTCAGCAAGCTCTAGCTTGGCAACTCTCCAGGCTTAATTGTGACCCTCACTCTCACCTCTGCATGTATAACAAGTTCGTCTTCACAGAGCTGAGTCCTCAGCCACCCAACTAATGCAAggcctctttttcttcttccccagtaCTTGGCTAAGTATAGGAGTCTTGCAAATCtgctttacagatggaaaaagcaCCCTGTGCCAGCAGGCCTAGGTCTGTGCCCAAGCTCTGGTGTCACCTTTAATCTCCATGAGACTTGGCAAGAAAATCAATAGGAATCCCAGGAAATTATCATGCCATGGGAAAGCTAAATTCCTGACCCAGGAAAAATACAGCTCACTGGCAGGCTAAAGAACCAAGTTAGACACTATTTGGGAAGTAAAAGTTGGCTCCACATGGACATTAGTAGCATTGTATGTTCCTCCTACATCATGGAGCTGGTAAGGGTGTGAGTAGGAGGCAGGTGGGACAATGGATGGAGAGGTGAGTACTGAAACAGGTTATCAAAGAGTAGTCTGTGGGCCTGCAGCATTACTTGGGAGCTTGttataaatgcaaattctcagacccAATCCCAGACCTACCAAATTAGattcttggggtgggggcaggagcctTTTTTAACTTctccaggtgattcatatgcacacATAAGCTTGAAAAGTACTGCTACCACACTGTGCACACTGGATGGGCTAATATGATTACTACAGGGAAAAATCATAATAATCACGACAGATCCCACTTTTTGAatatctgctatgtgccaggcactttttaaatttttatctaagtttaaatacattttctcacttaaccctcacaacaaccctatcaGATACTTTTATTATCCTAGTTTTTACAGAGGAAATTATAGTTAAGATATGTGCCCAATCATTTAAACTTTCCAaggctcagtttccttgtctgtaggcTGGGGACAATAATGTCTTGCTTCCCTGGTGGTTGTGAGGATGAGAGACAATGTATGGAAGACCATCTACATGGCCTGATGGGCTCAGACCTGGCCACTGGGTACGGCTCCAGGGACTGGCCCACAGTGGGGAAAGGCAGAAGTAGAGTTGCTATCTCGAACTTGTGGCTCAATTGGAGACCAGCCCGGTGCCTGCTGGCCCGGACCCTTCTCATTCAGCACTAAATCAGCTTCACCTGATCAAATTCTACGTTTACCCCTCAAGAGAATCCATGCTCTCACTCTGATTCTATTCCTAATTGATGACAGCACAATCTACATTTAGAATGACTGTGGGTTGTGGGAGGCAGCTGTTTTGCTGAAGTTTGGAGGTCCTAGAAAATAATCTCCAGCTAGATCTGGGCTTCCAAGCAAAGAAACTAATGCATTTCTCTCTTGGGTGAAATAAAAGGGGAAGACCTTTGGTCTGAGAAGGCACTTTAGTGCAAATGTGAGACGTGTCATTATTACAGGAATCATCATCATCAGCCTCTTACCAGCTGCTGAATGCCCACCATGTTCCAAGGAATTAAGAGGCACTATCCCTACCTCACATCAACGGCAAGGTAAGCATCACCCACAGTTCTGCCACTTATTTGCCGTATGACAAAAATACTGGTTTGGAATCAGATCTGACTTCATCATCTACAGGTGTGTGACTTTGGAACACATCATGTAACCTTGTTGAGTCTCAATgtttccatctctaaaatgggttgttgaattaaatgagagaatgtatgTATAACTCAACCCACACTAGGCACTTTACAAATGCTATTCCCCTTCCACACTTCTTTTCCTATAATCTTGCCATGGCTGGCACTTTGGTGGgcacagaaaacaaagatgacTCAGCCCAAGTCCCTTCCTACTTGGGTTGAGATTTCCCTCTTCTATACACAGGCTGGATCATTCCTCGCAGAAAGGGAACAAAAGATCTGGGGCAAAATCAGATGGTTGGGCAAAATCATGGACCTACATTTTGCTAAGGACATGAGAGAGGTGAGGCAAGATGGCTGTCCAGCCTtgaagtgccctcctcagtggaCCCTGCCTTCTTCTGCTCCCTTCCatctgaaagggcgggcctatgccggccgactccatcttgttctgtgttctccaccttgagggactatgtccccgacatgaccccttttccgggaaaatcacagaaacctcagaccacgcctcctccccttgagtaacctcccgctcacccgttcaaacttcctgatcgaaacacgcccagcgacctgcgtaacaggactccgacccttccccagccaatcggccgaggccatgacccttccccagccaatcggctgaggccacagccattacctcaccaactgcccctagacccctataaaacctttgtgcttttgaaactcgctctctctccctggtatctcaccgctgcgtcggtgcaggtaggggattgagctcgagctagctcgaataaaggttcttttgcttttgcatcggactcggctccctagtggtctttggggatcacgaattctgggcataacatttatCACCTTCATTTTCagcatttgattttcaaatgttgccAATGCTGATGGATAAGGGAGATCAACAGGTGAATGGTAACTTATCCTCTATTTACATGACACAGCACTGGTTCCTAAACCCTTTTGAGGATCCACTACCTCATCAGACCCACATAACTCTCAGTGAGTGCTAGGGCAAGAAGTATGCTCCTGCTATATAGCTGAATAAATTGATTTCCAGAGAGGGCCAGTGGTTGGCACAAAGTTGCCCAACAGGTCAGTGGTAAGCTCTAGGACAAAGACCCTGGACTCTTGACCCCTCCTAGCCTAGTCCTTCCTGCATTCTATCCCAAGGTCTCTCCTGGTAATGTACCCTTTAGACAATGCTGTTAACTTGAGGAGACTGCAGTGAAAAGTTAATGAAGTTCTGCTCCAGGTAGTGGTTAACAGGTTGTGGTACCAAGTAATCCAATTTTCTGTGAGGATGGGCATTCGTATTCTTTCACTTGCAAGCTGTATACACTCAACTCAAACTAGcttcagagataaataaaatcaaaattaaaaaacaaaacaaaacaaaaaaaacactgggGGCTTATTAGGTCCCATAACAGGGAGAAGTCTAGTAGATACCATTAGGACAGTTTCTGCCTGGCTCCATTCTTTCAGGCTCCTCCTGTGTTCAGGCATTCTCCACCCACTGAGGAGAAGCCAGCTGTCTGTGATTCCAGGCCTCCAACCTCACATGTAAATGCTCCCAGTGGAAACAGTACTTGTCTTAAATGGTACTCGTTTCCCTTTGGATATGCTATTACTAAATAGCTAGGAAGGtgtgtgggggtgaggaggggaacCTGATGAAGTCATTAAAACTCTGGGGAGGTTTATAAATTAGAACTCCCCAAAGGTGTAACCATAATAATAACTGACAAAGTTAAATCTATGGCATCAGCTCTTCTGTACTCCATTTTGGGATAAGGGAATCTTTTATAATCACTggacttatttatgttttatatactatTTATGGTGCTTGAAATGCTCAAAAGGATCAGCTATACTAAATTTGTAACTGATATTTCTTTTGAAGGCAGTTTAATCAAATTTGTTATTGTTTAGATATTCAAGAGGCATTCAATGTTTTAGTGAATACGAGTTTGAAAAATTGAGCGCTGAAGTTCATGGAGTAGCGTGTATTCCTCTCAAGCCCAAAGGTCCCCAGACGTTAAGCAATctaacaaaacacacaaaaataaaatcgatcattggatttttaaaaatgatatcaaTAACTATTATAAAACTATTTGTAAGGGGTAAATTAGCAGTTCtctacatttattctttcaacattaTATGACTCTTTGTGTTATGATGAAAGAGATGcccatttaaaactttttcaatgGTCTATTTGTTTTAGAAAGCAGAGTACAAAGTTAAGTACGAGTCATGAGTTAAGGTTATCACCCCACTTCACTGAGGTATTTGTGGCCTCGCCAGCTACAATTTGGTATTAAAAATCTCAGGGTTTTTTGCAAAAGGACATAAGATGTGCAGTGACCAGCACCGGGGCTGGTGTCAGATGGGGTGATTCTGTGTATCCCAGTTCCCTTACTTAATCACTTAGTAGTTACTGTGTAATACACAATCTAACCAGTTATGGTAATCTCTGCcctgtttccccccacccctgcaataGGCAAGTAACCATGTTCCAGTGACAATGTGTACaatacaaagataatttttttaaggtttatctatttatttttgagacagagacagggtaagcgggggggggggggggggggtggagagagggagggagagagagagagagagggagagaatctcaagcaggctctgcactaccagcacagagcccaatgtggggctcaaacccacaaaactgtgagatcatgacctgagccaaaaccaggagtcagacacttaaccgactcagtcacccaggcaccccaagtacaAAGATTATTAGTAAAGCTTTCTGAAAGTAAAAGTCCttaggaaaagcaagaaaagtccTTAGGAAAAGTCAaatccatttttcaaaagaagttgGGTACAAACTAGACAGAAGTATTAGGATGATAATCATCTCACTGTtcgacaacaacaaaacaaacagcagtCATTGGAATTAGGCTCTTTATTCATGTTCTTTGTTTCAGAGTCCTGGTAGTTGCTATGGTACAGAGGGCACTTCTGGCACTTGGTATCACGGAGCCAAGACATGCTCAGACCACACTGAACCAGAGCACCCCCCTCTGACAGGCAGTTATAGACACTCCAATCAGGGACAGAAGGGAAATACCACTGAAATGACAACCCCAAGTCAAGGCTTAGCTTCAGTCTTAGGCTGTCATCCTGGGACATCCGGGCTGACCTGGAAGCAAGCCAGCATAGAGAAGACTAATTTAGAGTGAGTGCTCAGCAAGTTTAGAACACTATCCAATCTACAGGGGATACAGTATACTTCTCCCTGTGGGGGAGCTTGCCCTGGCCTTGTCTCTTAGCTCCAGAAGGCCAAGGATCTTTgactcatttattccttcagtgAAACTTTACTGCTGTctgttctgtgccaggctctgtgacagGCCCTGtgcagaggacagagaagaatCGGACACAGTTCTTCTTACCTTCAGGGAATTCAGAATATAATAGAAAAAGCATATATTTATAAAGCAACCATTGTGATTCAAGGtaaaaaggacagagggaggattCATAGAGACTTGGCCCTCAAGGAATTTAGAGCCTCAGAGGCCTACAGGGcacaacaacagaaatatatggCAAGCTGTGGCGATGACCAAAGGGAGGCTTCCAGTGTGCACTCTGGCATCACAGGAGAGGATGGCATGACATCCACTGACTAATGCAGTGGGGAAAACTCACAGCCTACTAAAGAAGCCTGAGCAGCCTAATCTGGCTGAAATGGAAGTACTGAATCCTACTACCCTGGAGAGGAGGCTGCGCAGCCTTGGGCTGACCTCTATGGGTCCCTCGGGCTACCCAACAGACAGGGTGCCATGTCTCTGATCTGTGGCTGCAGCTGCATGATATCCCATGGATACGAGGGGGGATTGGTGACCAGGAGAAACAGGTCCAAATAGAGCATCCAAATAACGAGGGCCTGAAGTACATAATAGTGGCCTAGGAGTGAGGCATCAGGAGTTGGGGAGCATGAGCAGCACCACCAGGTTGAAGGGATCGGAAGATGATCTGGGTACATATCAGCAGCAGGAGGTCCCTACCTATGCTTTCCTGCACTCCCAGACATGGGCCATGTGTGCTGGATGGATCCATTCTAAGGGTCCCAAGACAGGGGGGGAACATCTACAGGCAAAGGACCACAGGCTCTGTAGTCCTCTCTTCACACTTCTAGATTAGAGGCCTCCAGTCTGCTGTCCTCTTTTCTTCACAGCTGCCATCACCTGCCCAATATTTTTCATTCTACCAACCTGAGAGGGCTAGAAATGGGCTTAGTTAGGATACCAGTATCATGGCATTGGACCCAGGGCCCCAAAGGCTTGGGTAATCGGCACAGAGTTGGAGTGCCTCCAGCTGTTTTTGTTAGTCACGTGGAACATGGACAAGTTGAGCCAGCTTAAAGTTACAGGGCTGGGCAGGAACTTATCTGTAGCCTAAACTGTGGGCCCACGCAggcctccttccctttccataCGTGTTGGAAACAGCTCCAGCCTGTTATCATTTCTTCTTCACAGAGGCCTCCACCTACACCATCTCTCCagcctctgtctctatctgtgccacattctctctcttccttaagGTGCCAGGATTCCTACCCTGCTGCTCTTTTGCTTCAGAGCCACCATTGCccactctgttcctctccctaATCCTCATTCTGGATTACTTCTGTAATTGGATTACAAATGTCGGATTACCCAACCCTCTTTTCTTGCTATTCCTGAAATATACACACAGGCCCTTTGCCTATGCTAATCACTAAGGAGAAGCAAACATGAagcaaaggggaaggagaaagggaagggcaaTTCAGAGATGGAGAAGACATCTAATGAGTGCTGGTACTGGATGGCTGTGGTCCACACTGGCATGTGACTGAGGTCCCTCCTTGGATGGTTCCAAAGAAgtcttgatattttcattttctccatcccTTAGACCTTGTTGGAGAACGGAGCCACCCCCCTGTTCCCATCTATTTGGGGATGGTGTTCAGGAAAGCTTTGCAGAACAGGAAGTTTCTACTACTCAGGAGAGGgttgcccttccccagctcctcccTATACCAGCAGCTCTGTCACCCCCTCCACTGCCATCTCGACAGAGGTCTTCTCTGACAGTGGGATTCATATGAAGGAGAGATAAGTATTCATTACCCCACCCAACAACTGGCAGCCCTACATGCCAGACAAAATGTAGACACCCTTTAGCAGGCGATGAAGAGCCACAAGTAATTTTCAACCAGGGAATGTCAATAGGAAGCACCTTACATTATGCAAGGCTCTCAAGAATATTTAGGTAAATgtacaaatgagtgaatgaatgatcatAACTGTGTGCTGGGAGAATAACTTTGACAAATGGCTGAGAGGCTAAGGGAATTTTAAGAAGTCACTCTAAGCCATGGACTTAAGCCATATGCAGGAGTAGGTGAAGTTAATCTCTGCTTTCATCCTGCACGACTCTTCCCCATAGGACTGGGGCAACCGCCAACCCCTAGCCTCCTAGGCTATGCTCCAAGACTAACACTTGCTCTCTGGGCCATTACTCAGCACCAAATATAGTTCTCTGATACAAGGTATTTTTGTCCTAAAATAGGGAGGAAAACCAAGTATCTCATGATAGAATTTCTGTTACAATAATAGGCTATGGGGAAAGAATCTAAAATAAGAACAACCAATCTGGTATCATCTGAGAGACCCACCACTGGCAAAGTTTAGCCCCAAACCTATCAGACAAAGAGGCAGCCCTACTCCACAAACAGTATTTGTAGCAGGTCCAAAAAAACAGGCCTGATTCAGAGGTCTGAGGTCCAGAGACCTTCCTAATGGTCTTCCTAAAGACATCCTCCATGGGTAAAGAAGTGGCTAGGCCAGAACAACATTCTGAGAAAAATGGGCCTGGGGGAAACCCAGAAGCCTGGTCAAGCCCTGGGGCAGATGACTCCAAGCACAATGAAGATGCAACTAAGACAATGACATCAAGAGCTACCATCACCTCAACTTAAAGCCCAGCATCTACAAACTAGCTGCATTGATCTTCTTGAATTTTCTCCCACTTCTAGCCCCAtaaactgtgagctccttgagggcagagaccatggGAAGTTCTGTCCAATGCTTTAAAGTCCTAATCCATGTCCTTTTCTCATCAGGAACCATCCTAGTAAATGAACTTCAGGTTCATCTTCCATAAAAGTAATGCCATCAGAAACAATatgtgcacctgggtggctcatttcgTTGAataactgactttggctcaggtcatgatctcacagtttgtgagttcgagccccgcgttgggctctgtgctgacagctcagagcctgaagcctgcttcagattctgtgtctccctctctctctgctccttccctgctcatgcttgtgtgtgtgtctctctcaataataaataaatgttaaaaaaaaattaaaaaaaaatgtgtgccatTATCAAGGGCCACTAGCATTGagcttctcattttctccttagGGAGTAAGCATTCCAGATAAGGAAGGAAGATTGAACACAGCTGCAAAGCTGGAGAAGGTAGGTGACCTCATGATCCTACTGTTTGGCCCAATTCCTCTAGGACAGAGAACCTATAGAGTTCTAAACATGAttaaaagggtgtgtgtgtgtgtttgttattaagaacagaacaaaacatccAGATCTTCCTTCGTGCCAGAACACCTGCGTGTAGCCTCACACCTGGATGAGTGGTGAGTCATTGGAAATGATGAGTCCTCTGACTTCCCTTTTGAGATCAGAGTCTGCTACGGAGCCAGCATTTGTTGATCATGGAGCATGCAGACACTCTGTCTTTCCTagaaatgagaagaagaaaaatcccagaaccaatcctctcattttacaaatggagaccTGACGCCCAGAGAGTTCAGGTGATATGTTCAACATCCCTCAGCAAGCCAGTGGCACAACCAGGACCACATCATGGTTTCCCAACTCATAGTTCTTTCCACTGTAGTAGCTAtgggaaaattttcattttgctccttggaggagaaggaaaaaaggtagGGAGCACAATATTAAGTTTTTGGATTCTCTGTAGGCTTCAATAACTTCTGTTAACCTGGCCTCCATTATCCTGGCTGTGGTTGCCTTCTGTGGTTTCCTTTCCATGGAAAATTGGGTCCTAAGTCAGTTTTTAGCTTTCAATTGGCTCAGGGTTCTTATCAGGGCTGGTGAAGTCCCCATGCACATGGCTCAGGATCTCTCGGTCTGTAAACAGGCGGAAGGCAATCTGCTCACACTCTCGCTTGGTCCCACATTCAAACAGACACCCAAACAAGCCCTCCTTTTCCAAAGCAGCCAAATCAGAGTAGCCACAGGGCCCGCAGTGCAAGATCCAGGGGTGGGACCAGCAGGCAGCATCCAAGGGGGTCTGATTGAGGTAGATGCCTAAGTTGACCCTCCGCTTCTTACAGGTTGGGTGTGAGTACAAGAGCCATGATTCAGACAGTGTTCCAGCTTCTTGCTCTAGCCTTAGTGATCTGTCCAGTAGAGGGCTCTGCTGAATGGTAGAAGCGTCTTTGCCATTAGGGTCCTGGCACCCACGTAAGATCTCTGGGGGCCGGAAACTCACCACACTGCCTTGGCAGCCATGCGGGGGCTCACAGAGCTGTCGGCTCAGGGCTAGTCTCTGAAAGCATTCACCACGGTCATCGCTGAAAGCCTCTGCCCGGCACCTGTTTGGTGTCCGGGCACTGCAATACAGCACGGGGTTGCCACCCCTCCCAGTCACCTCTGCCACTTCGCACTCCACTGTTGCCATGGGCTGAATGAGCCTGCCGTGGTGCCATGTGGCCCCTAGATCATCACTGTAGATCATCAGGGAATGAGGCTTGGCTTTACATGGTAGCCGGAAGCAAAAGAACCAGTAAGGGATGTAGTAGGCATATGCAGGGATGACCAGCCTCCCCGACTGTAGCTGGATGCCATGACCTGGGCCCACAGCGAATGTGGCCCAACGCTTCACCTCTGCACCAATAACCTCTTCAGTCAAGTCCCTCACCTCGCTCCATGAACAGCCAGTGTCTCGACTGCAGATGAAGCAGAGGCGGGCTGCATTCCTGCCTGACATGACCTGCTGACGCTCGGTGACATGGTCTCGCACACAGATGAAGAATAGGTATACACAGCCGCTTTTCTGCTCCCACACAGGACAGGGGTTCATGGTCCGATGCCCAGGTAATGTGGCTTCCATCAGTGGCTTCAAAGGTCCCCACTAGacaaggggaagggggagagagcaggagtgagagACTAATAGGAATACATGAGGCTCATTAAAAGCATTAGTCTTTTTCAGTgataagaaagaaatgatattaaaatCTATGAAATCATGAAGGCTCAAGTAGTCACTAAATTCTCAAACATTACAGGATGATTTATAAGGCTGGGAAGAGGCAATGCTAGATATTGTATAAGCTGTCCCCTCTGTCTAGAACACTTCCTCACTTTGTCTAGATGCCCAATTCACCCTCCAAACTCAAAAGTCCCCTCCTTTGTAAAGCTTTCTATGAacttcctctgctcccctcctctcaCCAAAGCAACTGGTAGCTTCCTCTTTGTAGACACAGAAGAGTTATAGAacttattatataataatcataCTTTTTTATGTGACTGGCTCCCTTCCTAGATTATGAGTCTTTTGAGGAGTGCCCAGCACATGATAGGagctaaacaaatattttttaaaagaaagaaaaaccaagaaaagtagaaggaagtagaaaaaaaagaaaaagaaaagaaatgaagaaaagtaaagcaaagcGGACAAATATGAAATTTAGGCaaataaagggaaatttaaaacaaggagtttttccttcctctactatCCTGGGGAGGCAATTCATAACACTGGCATTAAAAACTCAAGCAAGGAGTCAGAGATACCTAGTTCAAACCAGCCTTCATCACTcattgtgtgacctcaggcaagttacttgaaTTTACTTTACCTCAAATTCTTTATCAATGAAGTGGAAAATGTAACAACATGCTCACACAGGAGTTGCTGTAAGGctaaaatgagataatgcctACTCAGACATATTACAAAGAAAGGCCTAATCTccttaatagatttttaaaactgtattataaattggtaaaaaaaaaaaaaaaaaattccagaaaccCATCTGAAATGGGCAAAGAGGAAGACCAGACAActcacagaaagaggaaaaaacaacaaaaacatgtgcAACCTCAcacataaaacagaaaagcaaattaaaattaaaattgatgtaGTACCTTTCATCTAACAAACTGGCAACGGCATAAACTTTGACAATATTCTGTTGGCaaaaatgtgaagaaacaggCACTCTCTTATATGGACCAAAGTGTAACATGCTTCAACATTTATGTAGGGCATATCAAAATTCCAGATGCATTCATCCTTTCCCAGCATGCCtaattctgggaatttatcctaaggtATATCTGCTCATCAAATTAAGTATATACAAGATTACTCACTGTGGCATTGCTTGGAAAAGCAAAATATCATgaacccaaatattcatcaacaggGGACTGGTTACATGAACACACAATGcaagagatgaaaaaagaaaaaggaaggcctCTACACCTTGAGATGGAAAGATCTCCCTAACATATTGTtaaatgaacaaagcaaagtACAGACCAGTGCATGCAGCATGCTACTTTTTGCATCAGAAATATGGAGGAAAAGGGCTTCCTGTAACAGCGAACTAGGTAATTTGAACCAACATTTCTATTGAGACTGGAGATGACAGATAAAATATTAAGACAAAAACATCTGGCTAAAAGCATCAGGGAGGAAACAAGACAATGAGGAATTATGGGCCAAGAACTGAGAGAAGTTCATTCAGAAAGGTTGACCTGGTATTTCAAGTCCTTTTTCCTCTCAGGGTATCTCTGCTAATTCTCAAAGAGATAACTGAAAAGCTGAGAAGCTGAACAATTTGTTTGACAGCCTTATGGGGCTAGGAGGACAAAAATTTGGGGCCCTGGTAAACCCCCATGCTTTAAGATGGAACTTTAAAGAGCTAAATGCAGAGCAAGGGTGAAACTGAAGTAGACTAGCCTTCACAACCACCACTCTAGAAAACTGGCTGGCATTATCTCCTGAAGGGGAACATAAacataccctatgatccagtaatgaCATTTCTAGGCGTAAGTCCAGCAAAAATGCATGCACGTATTAGCAAAAacatgtacaagaatattcagAGAAGCCTGTACACAAGAGTTCAGATAAACCTCAAAAATactgaacaaaagaagcc contains the following coding sequences:
- the NEU3 gene encoding LOW QUALITY PROTEIN: sialidase-3 (The sequence of the model RefSeq protein was modified relative to this genomic sequence to represent the inferred CDS: inserted 1 base in 1 codon) → MWVFSGVCCDQAATQSLPNVLPAMELLLSVWPVDLPDAILLLEIRPSHQSTTSLSPSPPCVVYSPALRCPRPESCPAPSSAXREMEEPGSREEVMEEVTSCSFSSPLFQQEDKRGITYRIPALLYIPPTHTFLAFAEKRSTSRDEDALHLVLRRGLRTGHSVQWGPLKPLMEATLPGHRTMNPCPVWEQKSGCVYLFFICVRDHVTERQQVMSGRNAARLCFICSRDTGCSWSEVRDLTEEVIGAEVKRWATFAVGPGHGIQLQSGRLVIPAYAYYIPYWFFCFRLPCKAKPHSLMIYSDDLGATWHHGRLIQPMATVECEVAEVTGRGGNPVLYCSARTPNRCRAEAFSDDRGECFQRLALSRQLCEPPHGCQGSVVSFRPPEILRGCQDPNGKDASTIQQSPLLDRSLRLEQEAGTLSESWLLYSHPTCKKRRVNLGIYLNQTPLDAACWSHPWILHCGPCGYSDLAALEKEGLFGCLFECGTKRECEQIAFRLFTDREILSHVHGDFTSPDKNPEPIES